The genomic window CGCGGAGGGTCACATCTTGGTTAGGACGAGTCGTACCTGTGTATTCTCGCTGACTTTGGATAGACCCTGTACGGGCGACTGCTACATCAACGGGGGTCGGGCTTTGCTGCTCACCACGGGATGAGCGCTGGGGTTGGGCATCCGCAGGAACGCGGGAAACAAGCCCACAACTGCTGCTTAACAGCATCAGCCCTAGCAGGGCGATCGCTGGCAGCCTAGACCAGGGTAATTGTCTCATGCGTTCAGACTCTGAAGTAGGGTAACAACATTGTCACATGAGGCGAACCTCATCACTATTAGGCGGTTCATGCAGCCAACAGGTTCAGAACTGGCCAACTTTTTAATCAAACCACACCATGGACTACCCTAACAATTGCCATCTGCCCTCTATACCAAAAACTTACTAGCTACTAGAGGTTAGCCTGTGGAGGCTTTTTCATCATTATCTAGAATGCGCTGAAACAGGTAGCCCGTTCCTCGCGCCGTCAGAATCAACTCTGGATTGCTTGGATCATCCTCTAGCTTGGCCCGCAAGCGAGAGATATGCACATCCACCACACGGGTATCGACATGGCGCTCCGGTGTGTAGCCCCAGACCTCTTGTAAAATCTCTGACCGAGAAAATGCTTCTCCGGAACGACTTACAAGCAACTCCAGCAGGCTAAATTCCATACCCGTCAGGCGCACCCGCTCATCGCCCTTATAGACCTGGCGCTTGTTCGTGTCAATCCGCAAGCTTGTGACTTGAATGACACCAGAGCTAGGAATGCCCGATGTGCTTGTTTTTTCAACTCGACGCAGAACCGAGCGAATTCTTGCCTCTAGTTCCTTAGGAGAAAAGGGCTTGACTACATAATCATCAGCACCAAGCTCTAAACCTGTGATGCGATCGGCAACGTCTCCCAGAGCCGTGAGCATGATAATAGGTACTTCTGACTCCTTCCGCAGTTCTTGACAAACGCCATAGCCGTCTAGCTTAGGCATCATCACGTCAAGCACGACCAGATCAGGTTCAGTCTTCCGGAAGGTTTCTAACGCTTCTTCCCCATCCGCAGCTGTAACCACGTCATATCCAATCATGGACAAACGGGTTTCCAGAATGCGTCGGATGCTGACCTCATCATCCACAACCAGGATTTTTTCCTTATGGCTTTCCAACTTTGCTAAAACTCCTGAACCAGAAACATTGCAATTGAATGGCTAATATCACCACTTGTGTTGTACAACTCTTCATGAACGTCTGCTAACAAACAGAAGCAGCGCTCCAACCTTTTGTATTGCCAATGCAATCTAGGATTGAACTACAAAGGTTGAATTTGAACATTGA from Cyanobacteriota bacterium includes these protein-coding regions:
- a CDS encoding response regulator transcription factor encodes the protein MESHKEKILVVDDEVSIRRILETRLSMIGYDVVTAADGEEALETFRKTEPDLVVLDVMMPKLDGYGVCQELRKESEVPIIMLTALGDVADRITGLELGADDYVVKPFSPKELEARIRSVLRRVEKTSTSGIPSSGVIQVTSLRIDTNKRQVYKGDERVRLTGMEFSLLELLVSRSGEAFSRSEILQEVWGYTPERHVDTRVVDVHISRLRAKLEDDPSNPELILTARGTGYLFQRILDNDEKASTG